The genomic segment GCCCCTTTTCCATTAAGACTTCCATTGTTCGACAAGCAGCATATCATAAAGGATATGTCtgtatttttgtttgcttttgcaCAAAAGCGTTACACCTTGAGATCTGCTCTGATCTCTCCTCCAATTCGTTTATAGCAGCCTTTACAAGGTTTGTGGGTCGAAGAGGCCTACCGAAACAACTTTATTCTGACAACGGGACAAACTTCGTGGGAGCTGAAAGAATCCTTCGAGAGTCCTTTGAACACTTTATAAAGTCCTCATTCAAGGACATCTCTGAAAAGTACTCATCCCACGGTTTTAATTGGTCCTTTATCCCTCCAAATGCCCCACATATGGGAGGGATTTGGGAAGCTGGAGTAAAATCCTTTAAAACTCTTTTCCGAAAAGTGGCACATAATTATAAGTACACCTTTGAAGAGTTCTCCACTCTATTAATTCGTATTGAAGCTGTTTTGAATTCTCGGCCACTATCACCTATGACCGATGATCCCCACGAAATATTGGCATTGACACCAGGACATTTTCTGAGGGGTGCCCCATTGATGGCCTTTCCAGAAACACCCTCAGAACCCCTTTGTTTAACAGATAGATGGGATAAACTCAAGGCTCTTCAGCACCAATTCGCTCGTCGATGGAAGGACGAGTACTTGAAAGAACTCCACAGAAGGTACAAGTGGAAAAATGTAAAGGACGATATCTCTATCGGCCAACTCGTTGTCATTAAAGACGAACTTCTCCCACCATGCGAATGGCGATTAGGGAGGATTAAGAAAACTTACTACGGTAGCGATGGTCATGTTAGAGTGGCGGATATACGTACACAGATGGGTGTTCTCACAAGACCAATAACGAAGATTTGCCTTCTCCCCTCGGACACGAAGACTTGTAGTAAAAATCCTTCAACATTTCCTACAATATCCTAAAATCCCAAAATAGTTTACTTTCCCAAAATCATTTGAAAATCTCCTTTTTCAATAAAACATCAGAGGTGTCCAGTATATGCTCCATTTCTTATTAAAGTTTTTGTAAAATGTTGCAAATCTTTATCATTTATCCAGAGAAATATTCCATTATAGGGGTCCTAAAAATTCAAACCTACACCAGTGTCTCATCTGCCGTAAGTATCATCCGTTGAAATACTGCAAAATGTTCTTGGCAATGAGCGTTAAGGATCGGCGTCGAGCTGTGCGAGCTCATGGGTATTGTATGAATTGTATGGCAAGATCACATGATTCGGCAGGCTGTACATCACCGGACTTGTGTCAGCGCTGCGGCCATGCACATAATACACTATTGCATCTTCCTATTACAGATCGTATACAAGCTAGACCTTCCAAAAAATGTGAAACTCCAAGAAATGTACGCTCTAATGTCACAAGGCAAAATAAATCGGTGAGAAACCAAAATGGAATTAACAGACGGAATTTAGCCGAGTGTAAACGACAACGATCTCAACAAAAGACAACCTCTTCACTTCCTCCCACTACAAATTTACGGCGATGTGTGCAGATTGCGATGATGGCATTGGATCGTCTGCAAAGGACTCTTTAAGGACATTAGACCTTCTCTCTTTGGCCAATACTGGCCAAGGGGGGCAGGATGTTTACTGTACTTTACccttatttttaagaaatgaaATAAGTTTGAACTttgataataactcaaaaatattttaatatgaatCAGTATGTATTAACTTTACAGTACATAAATTTTTCCCCCTATTTTTAATATGTATTGATCTGGCAATTAGGGCTCTTTCTTTTATCTCGTTGGCAGTTCGCATATTCTACGAACTGGCCTGTCAAGTAAAGACTAAGCATAGGGTCTCTTCTTGTCTCAGCAGCGAACCAGATCACATCTCACCTAAGTATAAATAAAAGTACAAATGTAAGTTGTTtgaaaaaaggagcatttttattTCCCTTATAACTTGACTGCAATATTTGGTATTGTGTCTGACCACAATCCCGTGGTTTCCTACTCGTTTCCCACAACTCCTTGGATCTTTCCAATTTTGAAAAGAATTGTTTTAGATCCATAGTATCAACTCCCGATACTCTTACCTTTTCCCATCCTCTGGGTAAAGCGATTTTCTCCCACCATTGGTGTAATGGTAattcataaatttatttatttatgaacccatttttaAATCTAAATGTTTTATCCCCATAAACTTTAACATTCGCAGTTCACAACTTTATACCTTTGATTTaaccctatattgtcatgattggtataTACAGCCGTTtcgtggagggcgtctatatgagggttgtgcgccacactgccacttgagccaaatttgaatgacgcaaatTAAtaagtcaaataacctattggaggcgattttaggaggtaaatcACCGCCTAGATtcatggacacaaagtttaatgtcattttcgtaatctactctcaaatgcctttcatttgacttttacatagctatgatcgagtaaaattCCCATTTTGGGAGACTTTTGGTGGTGGGGCGACCTCAAATACTTAGacatcattttttatgtcatattcgaaatcaactcccgaatacatttcatttgagttccatatttttTTGTACGCCCAATGCGTTTGTTTGTGGAACTTTTGGTGTTGGAGTGGCTGGGTGCCTTTTatccaacttttaataccatattcttattctacaccccaatacctttcatttgatgcccgtattgtcccaatcggtccacttttgattttaagtggtgtttttggggtaatgggggagggtccgcccccttccaatatcaacaaactaaaaagccttttcctccttcgtgaccattttcgtaatatactgccgaatacctttcattcgagtcccatgttgtcattatcgtccaataaacctattttagggaggttttggggtcggggcagccccccagttccttggatccaatttttaatatgaaattcgtagtctactcctgaataccattcatttggatcccatattgtcccgatcggatcACTTTTATTTTAGGGTCATACTTTtctggtaaggggagggtcctgaCATCAATAAGTTATATGGCCTATTGTTCCTTCCAGAtcattccccacaatctgtgaaaatttgaaagagatcggttcagccgtttttgagtctatacggaacaaacaaatttacaaacccacaaacaaaccaacatacaaacaaacaatcacaaattaattttttcattttagaaAGATATGAACTCTTGTTCTTCcgtaaaaaaacactgaatttTTTTACCAGTTTGGTGCGATTTCGGCCAATTTTGCATTGTTTCATATGAATTGCAAagaatttcagataaatcatttagtcgcccattTTATTTTGCCTAGGTGTCCCATATCCCATTTTGAGCACTTAACCATAATTCGAAACGACCATTATGTACGTTATAGTAtctaaataaacaaatttaaaaaataaacttatCGATGCCCACTATATACGGTTAAGGTCTACCTGTATCCCAACCTGATAGCTTTAGGtcaatttgtaaaaataaagtaCCATTATTTGCGtttaagtacctaaatgtacgaatttctaGCATAGTCTAGCCGTCTAGTCGCATGATATATATTatcaagatgtacctgtatgcaaaatttccgagCTTAAAATCAATCCAGCAACAAAGTACCATTTTGCACGTTTTGGTACCTAAATAAACGAATTTCAAAaccaatatatactttcaagAATTCAATTATGCAACAATAATTTTGTTTCCTTCCATTTGTGGTATGAATTCCTACGACatatcgtatttttgtcaatgttagattagattgaaaagagggtgcggatattaatccgcacgATGCCACATGCACATACACCCaagacagtaatcggcttgttgtgcgctccaaatattaaacaagtaaaagcgtgctaagttcggccgggccgaatcttatataccctccaccatggagcgcatttgtcgagttcttttcccggcatctctttttaggcaaaaaatgatataagaaaagatttgctctgctattagagcgatatcaagatatgatccgatttagaccacaattaaattatatgttggagacctgtgtaaaacgtcagccaattcgaatacgaattgcgccctttgggggctcaagaagtaaaatagagagatcgatttatatgggagctgtatcgggctatagaccgattcagaccataataaacacgtatgttaatggtcatgagggaatccgtaggcaaatcggataatattgggttgcccaaaaagtaattgcggatttttcgtatagtcggcgttgacaaattttttcacagcttgtgactctgtaattgcattctttcttctgtcagttatcagctgttacttttagcttgctttagaaaaaaagtgtaaaaaaagtatatttgattaaagttcattctaagttttattaaaaatgcatttactttcttttaaacaatccgcaattactttttgggcaacccaataattgcgacctatggaggctcaagaagtcaagacccaagatcggtttatatggcagctacatcaggttatgaaccgatttgaaccatacttggcatagttcatggatatcattacaaaacacgtggtgcaatatttcattctaatcggataagaattgcgcactctagaggatcaagaagtcaagacccaagatcggtttatatgacagctataccaggtaatggcccgaattgaaccatacttagcacagttgttagaagtgatactagaacactatgtgccaaatttcagtcaaatcggattggaattgcgccctctagaggctcaagaagtcaagacccaagatcggtttatatggcagctatatcaggttatagaccgatttgaaccagacttggcacagttattggatatcataacaaaacaggtcgtgcaaaatttcattctaatcggaaaagaattgcgcactctagaggctcaagaagtcgagacccaagatcggtttatatggcagctatgtcaggttatggaccaatgtgaaccatacttgacacagttgttggatatcataacaaaacacgtcgtgcaaaatttcatcccaatcggataagaattgcgcactctagaggctcaagaagtcaagacccaagatcggtttatatggcagctgcatcaaaacatggaccgatatggctcatttacaatgccaaccgacctacactaataagaagcggcggacagatggacggacttggctagatcgacataaaatgtcgtggcgatcaagaatatatatactttatggggtctcagacgaatatttcgagtagttacacacagaatcacgaaactagtatacccccatcctatggtggagggtataaaaagtaaccttgaaaaagaaaatccaaattaggaattccgtgatccttccacatccttaattgttttaaatgccactcccctaaattggttcatgtctggtattttgtccccacctaagtgccggttaTGTTAGCCGTAAcggtccaacgtctcatcatctttccgcatgccctacatatgctatcagttgccgcaccgatttaacatatgtgagctcgtagtgctatgtatcccgttatgacaccgaaagctatattgacctccttcttacttcctttttgtaatagcctcgtcttctcatgatctggatctccccataggattttcgcactcctaccgatcgttttgctgttccacaaggataaatgcgcgtttgtcgcccacgccctttacTCGAACTGTGTCGACCCAATTGACagtagttctctggccttcacagcatgttctctgaacctgttgtattatccttatgttgcaattgttctccatagcagttcaccaaactactgaggcataattaagtgttggtctaatcacgcttcagtaGAGCCACTGGACTATCTTCCGATTCattcccatttcgagcctatatagtgcccaacatctatgagtcttctcagtacgctcctgaatgtgacgcctccaattcagttttctatccacgatcacacctaagtatttgaccttgtcagatatcgaaattgttcaaTCGAGGAAACGTCGtcgaattggcccacctttgtcttcctcgtgatcaggtggatttcagtcttctctgggttaacactgagacctctgggtctagcccagtcatatgccatctgaaagaccctttcggcccttctgcatagctggttttgGATACTTATTTCTTAATTATAActtcgtctgcgtagcagacgggttcaattcTTTCCTCAGTCGGCATCCTTAATAGGTCGTTAATGGTGATCACCCTaagtagtggcgataaaatgaccccctgtggcgtgccttatgtcactttctcccttatatttatgtcatgggacgcacaatttattcacctgttccttggcatatggtttatttaGTCTCtgaggaccgggtccacccgatactggtatAAGAATTGGATAAGTGTGTCGATCCGCACATTGCTAAAAGTCCcctgtcaatgcataccgccagtgtgtacgttttggcatttatgcacaacctcgtgcaggaccgtctccaccgacctttccttgacacaGACATGCTGCTTGTatatgagcagttcgctggttgtcctactctttatcatggtgttcactatacgttccatggtttcgagtagaaaggacgtaaggcttatggattTAAATGGGTTTTCAACATGTCCTTccttgtctctgctctcactcccaagtcgtctactaacgtttcagtttgaaaatgggttttttagagaaactttttcatcttggcggcgtcattaactctatcggcctgttcgcagaaaatcttccaggaggcacgttttgccgctctgctTTTTTACGACGAGCTCCATTATAAAGTCTGTAGATATCTTTCCCAAATAtgtgaatctccccggtcattcagggtttttcttgggctgatttcctttcccgaagaggacaactatcttcgaaagactccactagtgcagtcgtaatcctgttgatattGTCGTcagtgtcttctatgcttggacaatcctAATTATATTgctcaagtcttcttctgagtagtctttcgaattttgtgcagttggttttcaacttattccggaagcttattgtATTCGGGGCTCGCCATGCGATTCTAAATccaatgtagcgatggtcaggacctgaacctcatcgattagattttccgaacatatcgtcacaccTAATACaatctccctaatcctattaaaaaAAGGTAGTGGTGTTACTcttattaagtgttattaggtggttagtattcaagaactctgccaggtcGTTAGCATTCATGAACCCCGCGAAATGTGttgagttcgcatcgcaccctataagTACCTTGTTTCCCGCTTGTTTCGCTTTCCTCACCATCCGTTGCTGCTCCGACGTAGGTGATGGTATCGGAGAGTCGAagggcagataaagtgatgccagtaCCGCAATTCTGTAACTTATAACGAACATCGTATACTTAAATATGTCGAAAAATCGTTTACGACTATGATATTTTCTAATTCCTCGTTAACAGAAATGGTAATCTATTTTTTCTCTCTGGTaactttacccaaaaacacgaaaaacaCAAAAAGGATTCgacaaaaatattattaatttttcttataGATGATGAAATTAATAAAGAATGAATTTCAATCTTTCATTAATTCAAAACCATCACAAATtataaaatgtatgtaaaatgtATTTAGAAGAAGTGCTATCAATACCAATTTATTCGTATAAAACTTTAGcggctttttttataccctccaccataagatggggggtatactaatttcgtcattctgtttgtaactactcgaaatattcgtccgagaccccataaattatacatattcttgatcgcgcaaatcttttcttatatccttttttgcctaagaagagatgccgggaaaagaactcgacaaatgcgatccatggtggagggtatataagattcggcccggccgaacttagcacgcttctacttgtttatATTATTAAACACACGCTACCATTCTTTTTAATTGATTGTACACACACATCCgaaatgttttaagaaaaaactagagaaaaaatattctgaagccattgaaaatatttatctttatttatttcgttAATATAAACACCAAATAATTGTCCGTCGTGTAGTTAACGAATTTCTATTCGTTTGcggaaacagctgattttagCTATTTCGATTATCGTTAAAAGTGGctactgaataccaaattcgttaacTTTTCTGTTATCGCCTTTTAACTAACGATTTTCGTTAAATAAAAACATTACTGAATTCCATTACAAGTATGCTACACCGTCtctctgtctcaccactgttgcatccgacattGACAACTCTGTGGAAAATATATAAGTTAAGTTTTTTATGAcgaataacgcaggtcctcggccgtgTACCAGTgcaagcatagaataattggtagttaatatggttcattcagtccagaaactttgatccgggtcgtccatggctcctgatttaaggcaatatgaatcggCCCGTACTGATTTTCTCCATTAGAgcatgtgtagcagtctcgcttctGTGGAGATTTGTTTAGATTGCCTCAATCATTAGTCCTTCAGTAAATGGGCTACTTGTGAgttggtgatgatctcatcgccaGCTCTCTGCTCATTAGGCTTAATTGAatttcccgtcactgcactgcctgatgttttaatataaggATCTATGGCAATCCTTGtcttccaaatttttataaagtggATATTTTTGTcaatccaccataggatggggggtatactaatttcgtcattctgtttgtaactactcgaaatattcgtctgagacccaaaaagtttatatattcttgatcgtcgcgacattttatgtcgatctagctatgtccgtccgtctgtctgtcgaaagcacgctaacttccgaaggagtaaagctagccgcttgaaattttgcacaaatacttcttattagtgtaggtcggttggtattgtaaattggccatatcggtccatgttttgatatagctgccatataaaccgatcttgggtcttgacttcttgagcatctaaagggcgcaattcttatcccatttgactgaaattttgcacatagtgttttgatatcacttccaataactgtgccgagtatggttcaaatcggtccatgttttgatatatctgccatataaaccgatcttgggtcttgacttcttgcgcctctacagggcgcaattctcgtccgatttaactgaaattttgcacgtaacgTTGTGGTAGTACTTCCagaaactatgctaagtatggttttaatcagtccatgtaaaccgatcttgggtcttgactaattgagcctctagaggaggcaattctcatccgatttaactgaaattttgcacgtaatgttttgatgTTTtggttcaacaactgtgctaagtatgattcaaatcggttcataatctggtatagctgtcatataaaccgatcttggatcttgacttcttgagccaatagagcacgcaattctcatccgatttgactgaaattttgcatgaggtgttttgctatgacttccattaactgtgctaagtatggcgtaaatcggtatggaacctgtatagctgtcatataaaccgaactgggatcttgaattcttgagcctctagagggcgcaattctcatccgatttggctgaaattttgtacaacagcttctctcatgaccttaaacatacgtgtctaatatagtctgagtcgatcaatagcttgatacagctcttatataaacctatctcccgattttgcttcttaagcccctacaaggcgcaattcttacccaaatgaactgaaatattacacaatggcttctacagtgttcagcattcatttatggtccaaatcggactataacttgatatagctccaatagcaaagcagTTCTGCTttctgtttgtctaaaaagagataccgcgcacagaactcgacaaatgcgatcaatggtggagggtatataagattcggcctggccgaacttagcacgcttttacttgttcggtaTGTCATGTTCGGTGTGTCATATGACCCAgccaagtccattttctcttccggatttctacatcgacaggggAAGTGTTTGTTATGACTATGCTAGTAAATTCAATGTaatgtaattgtcgcagacagCTATTTATAAAAGCTTGTATTTTTCGGGTAGTCGTTCGAGTCAAGCTTCAAGTTGTacagccatataaaaaaatagattTCCCACTACTCTTGTCTGACTTTTGTGTGatgtgagatgtcactgcatttccaaacttttttgagtttaagaaaggcgCTTCTAGCCTTGTTGATACGTACGCGTATGTCTGCTTCTGATCCTccgtcctttgttattttgctgccaaaacagggtaattttttttattgtttgtttcaCCCCTTTATCGATCCCGAAAGATCGACTCTGTTTTCATTGAAGTGGACTTAAAATTAGGAATGAAATGAATACAGCCCTATTTTATGTCACGATCTTTCCAAGGATACCTTTACTGTGTCAAACGCACGCCcgaagtcgatgaataaaagTTATATGTTTGTTTTAAAGTTCTGCAGACATTTCAATGATTATGCACAGGGAGTTAAAACTGTTGGCACAAGAACGTCCTGATCAAATACCTGCCTGttccttcctcaaaatgctgTTACGTGCAGGCGAAATAAGCTAcagaagaagacttgccatcactttatttattgcctttAGCAATGTAATCCCCTCCAGTTTTTACATTGCGGCCGTGATCCCTTTCTTCCATTTCGCGGGGACAGCGTTTGTGTCCTAGGCCACTCTGATTATTGTGGTGATAGCTTGGAGGCCACCggagcgcagaggtaagcatgtccgcctatgacgctgaacgcctgggttcgaatcagaaaaaaaattttcagcagtggttttcccctcctaatgctgccaacatttgtgaggtactatgccatgaaaaacttctctccaaagaggtgtcgcactgcggcacgccgttcggtctcggctataaaaaggaggccccttatcaatgagcttaaacttgaatcggacagcactcattgatatgtgagaaatttgccctgttcaatagtggaatgttcatgggtaaaatttgcaattttagctTGAGCTAAGGCCGCAGTTCAGCAAGTATATTGTTAGGGCCGCTTGATTTACTGTTTTTGAGTGAGACCAGGACGGTTTCAAATTCTTCGTAGGTGTGTTTCGGCGCACAGGGGCATTAGAGCTTGCTACATCTGTTGGTGGTCCTTCGGAGCTGAAGAAACCGCGCCATCGCTTCGGTTGCTGTTCAGCTGCTGATAATTTCGATCCGTCCTCATATTTTATTATTGCCGTTGGCCTTATATTGTTGCCgctcatttattttattgactCGTAAACACCACGCATGTTTCCAATGTTAACTGCATTTTCGGCTTACTCTGCcagcatatttaaatatattagCTTATCGCAAACGCACGCCTACCGTTTGACCAACGAGGCTGAGGCGCGATATTCAGTCGTGGCGGCGGTTTTTGTTATACTTGTTACACGAACCCAGAAAGAGTTTGCAATGCAACATTTTCCCGGGAGTTCCCGTCttcgaaaaatcgaaagttCCCTGCTCGTGAATTCCCTATGCAAAACCCTACGTAGCACCCCCATTGTTATATTTTCCCTACATTATGTACCTTCAGTAAAAACGTGTCTGTCGTAGTAGCTTTcatttaattgaatttcttCGTTAGCTTCAGGTTCAATTTTAGTTGAACCTTTTGTCTTAGGCTCCTGCATCAAACACAATTTGATATGCTTCTGTCTGAATAGTATTAACGAAATCACACATCACCTTACAGTGGGAAAAGGAAATTCAACAGCAAAAAGAGCaattgcaacaacaataacattaaCGCCACCTCTCCTTTAATGTCGTCACTGAGTTGCTGCAATTGAAAATCAATTTCCACATGATTTCCTTTGAACTCAATCGATTGTTGCTCCATTCATATTAGACTGTTCGAACAACAAAAAGACTGGATATTCGAACAGTGGCtttattcaaataaatttaatgaaaagcTTTGTTCTAAGTAGTGACATCCAAacgccctgcaaacattttctatcccAGGAGTCGCTGACACCTGAcgtgtttcttttgttttacttaaattaattattaaaaaccTTTAACACCTATCGCAGCACAAATTGTTGAACCAATAACTTTGACAATTCTTTGGACAATGACACGGGCGCTGCAAGCAAAGCAAACGCCCCACATAAAACAgttcgaattaaaaaaaaaactatattctGAATGCCTGTTGAGAAGATAAAATGCGATTGTtcatgtattttgtttttgtaaaacacAAACAATCGTTTTTctatcaaatcggacgagtctAAGGCGTCACTACATGGCGATTGCAGATGAATGGCACTTCAAAATGTTGGCAGGGCTGATACTCATATGCCAAACAAATGCATTAGACAAATTCGACGAAGTTCTGTCCATGTCATATATTTGATTGTTCACATGTTGTTATCATAATACACACACGCATGCATGTATGCATGATCCCAGGGGGAAAACGGAGAATGTATAGCTTTATTGGAATATATAATATAAACTTCTAGTTTAtaaaaacctgtaaggaaagaCTAAAGTCGGGCGCAACCGACTATATTATATTCTAAACCACCGAGTCTACCTACTACTTTCAATACATAAAACCTATGACTacatctagtcagactttaattttgtatacctaCTGAAATATCGAGAACAGCAGTCTTAAGTCTGGaccgtttttgatgaaaattatgGCTACTGCAACCATAACAGACCAAATCGGCTGGTAGATGTATGtataaggtagctatatctattacaaaacaattataaaatattttataatacaccaaacaaaaatttccttttattaGATAGCTAAAGTTCTATATTATATGGTTGCATCTTGGGTTCAAAGGTTTGtgtacaatatttcaaaaaagttatactcagaaaaatttgttagtaaaataaaaaaaagaagtaaaagcgtgctaagttcggagggaccgaatcttatataccctccaccatggatcgcatttgtcgagttcttttcccggcatctcttcttaggcaaaaaaggataaaagaaaagatttactctgcaattagagcgatattaagatatggtccggttcggaccacaataaaattcttcttattcgaattggctgtaaaatttcagccaattcgaataagaattgcgcccattgggggctcaaaaagtaaaatagagagaacgatttatatgggagctgtatcgggctatagaccgattcagaccatagtaatcacgtttgttgatggtcatgagaggatccgtcgtacaaaatttcaggcaaatcggataataattgcgacctctagaagctcaagaagtcaagatcccatatcggtttatatggcagctatatcaggttatgaaccgatttgaacattatttctcacagttgttgaaag from the Stomoxys calcitrans chromosome 1, idStoCalc2.1, whole genome shotgun sequence genome contains:
- the LOC131994309 gene encoding uncharacterized protein LOC131994309, whose amino-acid sequence is MLLLPTVVAAGSFIPQVVLHMELILFTSKGPKNSNLHQCLICRKYHPLKYCKMFLAMSVKDRRRAVRAHGYCMNCMARSHDSAGCTSPDLCQRCGHAHNTLLHLPITDRIQARPSKKCETPRNVRSNVTRQNKSVRNQNGINRRNLAECKRQRSQQKTTSSLPPTTNLRRCVQIAMMALDRLQRTL